In the Nocardioides panaciterrulae genome, ATGACCGCGTGACCGAGACCGACTGGGCCGGCAAGATCCGGGATGCCCGTGAGGGAGACGTGCCGGCCGTCGTCGCGCTGTACGCCGACGATCCCCTCGGTCGGGCACGCGAACAGGCCGCCGAGCCGCTGCCCGCGTCGTACTGGATCGCGTTCGAGGCGATCCGAGCCGACCCTCGGCACCGGCTCGTGGTCCTCGACGACGGCGAGATCGCGGCCACCTTGCAGTTGTCCTTCCTGCCCCACCTGGTCCGCGCGGGCACCGAGCGCGCCCAGATCGAGGCGGTCCGGGTCGCCTCCCACCGGCG is a window encoding:
- a CDS encoding GNAT family N-acetyltransferase, encoding MTETDWAGKIRDAREGDVPAVVALYADDPLGRAREQAAEPLPASYWIAFEAIRADPRHRLVVLDDGEIAATLQLSFLPHLVRAGTERAQIEAVRVASHRRGTGLGRALLGWAVEEARQRGCGLVQLTTDAGRPDAHRAYEALGFTATHVGMKLELDPAARHAAL